The following are from one region of the Plasmodium gaboni strain SY75 chromosome 12, whole genome shotgun sequence genome:
- a CDS encoding hypothetical protein (conserved Plasmodium protein, unknown function): protein MYKFDKKKKDEETKVTHNLKKFVFKNEFKYVDATNALKNIFLKDKKNEESTKKVKPQKRIVVNKKLEDFVKHKKKNIKENNKKESLMNIPNKGCKKVIGENNKINYKYDIRKMSENYKGSKVLYTPVNFDKKITESRKVDMAIVRGRKKKIYSSSEEEEIDDEEVKEDIEVAEEGLEEEVEEEIEEDVEEDVEEDVEEEIEEEVEEEVEEEVEDEVEEEVEEEVEDDNEEEYEEYEEYEEYEEYEEYEEYEEVDDNEHIDVDKNDVKYSCMIEEKVQNENNENDKTNMRKEKNSDYTLKEQDNYDTNKDEKESKDKDKYKLEDNKNVLKNDIFNAQTNENSNKNSESNDIFSLKNINDYETKKEVVHSKGDNQQNCEIENAFMVLKDKIKIKNMEFLKLLNKIMEGLLEHEHFYKSIKQFLKKYYVYNDIYIDEEFFHDFVSEEEDNNYEVPYKKKTLTDINIIEKIKDNNTDNIPEGLNTQENDTYKPIEDQDIKKYKDCYNNNKDNNKNEHKEIESKNIPLKEENMKYENEEILSVENIDKMIQKDEQEQSEKEKEEDINIYEDHNSDDEEEEEDSSKKDIRSRVNEEKELKIDKEEKEIELYDESKNENDKEYDVSKNDHYSNASSGGSNNKAESNDEQNENDKNKEKKDNINNDSIKSKEDEKENIKSSEEKSEEESEEKSEDESEEKSEEKSEEKSEDESEEKIDEESDVKSDDKSANGSLSESTCSDEKKNNIDDKNKNENTSESESDNDNDDESDSTSDNDNESKKIIHDGFKGDQKADGQSDGNSDSENKVKNNSERINKSDSQSDGETLSRNDKKSEGTNNNNGKNQNDIQSDSENDGVSSSQSDSPSNSQSESQSESQSDSQSESQSDSQSESQSDSQSESQSESHHSDSQSGKDD, encoded by the coding sequence atgtataagtttgataaaaaaaagaaagatGAAGAAACTAAAGTGACACATAATCTAAAAAAGTTCgtatttaaaaatgaatttaaaTATGTTGACGCTACAAATgctttaaaaaatattttcttaaaagacaagaaaaatgaagaatCTACGAAAAAAGTGAAACCACAAAAGAGAATTGTTGTGAATAAAAAGTTAGAGGATTTCGTTAAgcataaaaaaaaaaatataaaagaaaataataaaaaggagAGTTTAATGAATATTCCAAATAAAGGTTGCAAAAAAGTTATTGGAGAGAacaacaaaataaattataaatatgatataagGAAAATGTCtgaaaattataaaggAAGCAAGGTATTATACACTCCTGTAAACTTTGATAAAAAGATAACAGAGTCGAGAAAAGTAGATATGGCAATTGTTAGGGGtagaaaaaagaaaatttattCCTCATCAGAAGAGGAGGAAATAGATGATGAGGAGGTCAAGGAAGATATAGAAGTAGCTGAAGAAGGGTTAGAAGAGGAAGTAGAAGAAGAAATCGAAGAAGATGTAGAAGAAGATGTCGAAGAAGATGTAGAAGAAGAAATCGAAGAAGAAGTCGAAGAAGAAGTTGAAGAAGAGGTAGAAGACGAAGTAGAAGAAGAAGTCGAAGAAGAGGTTGAAGATGATAATGAGGAGGAATACGAAGAGTATGAAGAATATGAAGAGTATGAAGAATATGAAGAATATGAAGAATATGAAGAAGTTGATGATAATGAACACATTGATgttgataaaaatgatgtGAAATATTCATGTATGATTGAGGAAAAAGttcaaaatgaaaataatgaaaatgataagACTAATATGagaaaggaaaaaaatagtGATTATACCCTTAAAGAACAAGACAATTATGATACAAATAAGGATGAAAAAGAGAGTAAGGATAAAGATAAATACAAATTGGAAGACAATAAAAATGTGCTAAAAAATGACATTTTTAACGCACaaacaaatgaaaatagtaataaaaattctGAAAGCAACgatattttttcattaaaaaatattaatgattATGAAACAAAAAAGGAAGTCGTACATTCAAAAGGGGATAATCAACAAAATTGTGAGATAGAAAATGCTTTTATGGTTTTAAAggataaaataaaaataaaaaatatggaatTCTTAAAACTCTTAAATAAGATCATGGAAGGATTATTAGAACATGAACACTTTTATAAAAGTATTAAACAATTTTTGAAGAAATATTATGTgtataatgatatatatattgatgAAGAATTTTTTCATGATTTTGTATCAGAAGAGGAggataataattatgaagttccatataaaaaaaaaacgttaacagatattaatattattgaaaaaataaaagataataatacGGATAATATACCTGAAGGGTTAAATACTCAAGAGAATGACACGTACAAACCAATTGAAGATCAGGatattaagaaatataaagattgttataataataataaagataataataagaatgaGCATAAAGAAATCGAATCAAAGAATATACCACTAAAGgaagaaaatatgaagtatgaaaatgaagaaattTTAAGTGTTGAAAATATAGACAAAATGATACAGAAAGATGAACAGGAACAGAGTgagaaagaaaaagaagaagacataaatatttatgaagATCATAATAGTGATGATGAAGAGGAGGAGGAGGATAGTAGTAAGAAAGATATACGTTCAAGAGttaatgaagaaaaagaacTGAAAATTGACAAAGAGGAAAAAGAGATTGAACTATATGATGAAtcaaaaaatgaaaatgataaagaaTATGACGTAAGTAAAAATGACCATTACAGTAATGCTAGTAGTGGAGgatcaaataataaagcTGAAAGTAATGatgaacaaaatgaaaatgataaaaataaagaaaagaaagataatattaataatgatagtattaaaagtaaagaagatgaaaaggaaaatataaaatcaaGTGAAGAAAAAAGTGAAGAAGAAAGTGAAGAAAAAAGTGAAGATGAAAGTGAAGAAAAAAGTGAAGAAAAAAGTGAAGAAAAAAGTGAAGATGAAAGTGAAGAAAAAATCGATGAAGAAAGTGATGTTAAAAGTGATGATAAAAGTGCAAATGGGAGCCTTAGCGAAAGTACATGTTCAgatgaaaagaaaaacaatattgatgacaaaaataaaaatgaaaatacaTCAGAAAGTGAGAGTGATAAcgataatgatgatgaaagTGATAGTACAAgtgataatgataatgaaaGTAAAAAAATCATTCACGATGGGTTTAAAGGTGATCAAAAAGCGGATGGTCAAAGTGATGGCAATAGTGACAGTGAAAATAAAGTCAAAAATAATTCTGAgagaataaataaaagtgACAGTCAAAGTGACGGAGAAACTTTATCTAGAAATGATAAGAAATCTGAAGGaacaaataataacaatGGTAAAAACCAAAATGATATTCAAAGTGATAGTGAAAATGATGGTGTGAGTAGTAGCCAAAGTGATAGTCCAAGTAACAGCCAAAGTGAAAGCCAAAGTGAAAGCCAAAGTGATAGCCAAAGTGAAAGCCAAAGTGACAGCCAAAGTGAAAGCCAAAGTGATAGCCAAAGTGAAAGCCAAAGTGAAAGCCATCATAGTGATAGTCAAAGTGGTAAAGACGATTAG
- a CDS encoding hypothetical protein (conserved Plasmodium protein, unknown function), giving the protein KEIKRLIHYNLPKIFIYKNINKCSSLNARSQFNFSTQYSASTLHTYEEHNEEKECDDIQLEKNVKNSPIKNTCMNSSIEQMAVNNIDNERSNKNIFAYHNSVLNELIHLRDSKNRDEEKIKLLMPHILKNIHSYNIYQITEILNCLHFFNIIIVKREDLNRLISRLKILTFNIKEKDHIYPLVLNLLKLNISKDHMDEHIIMNINKYLNDLLRHLLLCDNIKDILKYIYHIREIQVIYEYDFCLWINKKYIDKENVSFLQSFNTSIILRDKELDYIFINNIKSILYELNFNVHEINIYNYLIPIFLKEFNVIVECISDYNTFQGTLFITPYFIQRYKLFKKMNFKVLFLYKQLIPEKQEDKIIYIKNCLYDILK; this is encoded by the coding sequence aaAGAAATCAAGAGATTAATACATTACAATTTGCcaaaaatttttatatacaagaatataaataaatgtagCTCATTAAATGCAAGATCTCAATTTAATTTCTCCACGCAATATAGTGCTTCTACATTACACACATATGAAGAAcataatgaagaaaaagaatGTGATGATATACAATTAGAAAAGAATGTAAAGAATTCACCTATTAAGAACACTTGTATGAATTCATCAATTGAACAAATGGctgttaataatattgataatgAAAGGtctaataaaaatatatttgcTTATCATAACAGTGTGTTGAATGAACTTATTCATTTAAGAGATAGTAAAAATAGggatgaagaaaaaataaaattattaatgccacatattttaaaaaatatacattcttataatatatatcaaataactgaaattttaaattgccttcacttttttaatataattattgtAAAAAGGGAAGATCTAAATAGGTTAATAAGTAGActtaaaatattaacatttaatataaaagaaaaggatcatatatatcccttagtattaaatttattaaaactTAACATAAGTAAAGATCATATGGATgaacatataattatgaatataaataaatatttaaacGATTTATTAAgacatttattattatgtgataatattaaggatatattaaaatatatatatcatataagAGAAATTCAAGTGATATATGAATATGATTTTTGTTTATggataaataaaaaatatatagataaagaaaatgtaTCATTTTTACAATCTTTTAATACATCCATTATATTAAGAGATAAAGAATTagattatatttttataaataatataaaaagtatattatatgaattaaattttaatgtccatgaaattaatatatataattatctaATACCTATATTTCTAAAAGAGTTTAATGTAATTGTAGAATGTATATCTGACTATAATACTTTTCAAGGAACGTTATTTATTACTCCATACTTTATACaaagatataaattatttaagaaaatgaatttcaaagttttatttttatataaacaacTAATACCAGAAAAACAAgaagataaaataatatacataaaaaattgtttgtatgatattttaaaatga